Proteins co-encoded in one Prunus persica cultivar Lovell chromosome G6, Prunus_persica_NCBIv2, whole genome shotgun sequence genomic window:
- the LOC18772660 gene encoding chaperone protein dnaJ 11, chloroplastic, whose product MFATLSLSASNPLSFTSLPKMPLPRQRHQLRVSAAGAFTETRPRSKASTSLYEVLRVNDNASQTEIKSAYRSLAKLYHPDASPSESDGRDFIEIHNAYATLSDPAARAMYDLSLSAHLQHRVRRRSSVGFRPDGFYPTRRWETDQCW is encoded by the coding sequence ATGTTTGCaaccctctccctctctgccTCAAACCCTCTCTCTTTCACCTCTCTTCCCAAAATGCCCCTGCCTCGCCAGCGCCACCAGCTCAGGGTCTCCGCGGCTGGGGCTTTCACCGAGACCAGGCCGCGGTCCAAAGCCTCAACGAGTCTCTACGAGGTCCTCCGAGTCAACGACAACGCTTCTCAGACGGAGATCAAGTCGGCGTACCGGAGCTTGGCCAAGCTCTACCATCCCGACGCCTCGCCATCGGAATCGGACGGCCGAGATTTCATCGAGATTCACAACGCCTACGCCACGCTGTCCGATCCGGCGGCCAGGGCCATGTACGACCTGTCGTTGAGTGCTCATCTTCAGCATCGTGTTCGTCGGAGAAGCTCGGTCGGGTTTCGACCAGATGGGTTTTATCCGACCCGGAGGTGGGAAACGGACCAGTGCTGGTAG
- the LOC18775588 gene encoding RNA-binding protein pno1, with protein MQSNEAPVSMEVEAVPSKPSSASAALPPKPIFEPLKAHEMSDGRVQFRKVSVPPHRYSPLKKVWMEIYTPVYEQMKIDIRMNLKGRKVELKSRADTPDVSNLQKCSDFVQAFMLGFDVIDAIALLRMDELYVESFEIKDVKTLRGEHLSRAIGRLSGKGGKTKFAIENATKTRIVIADTKIHILGSFANIKVARDSLCSLILGSPAGKVYSKLRAVTARLAERF; from the coding sequence ATGCAGTCCAATGAAGCTCCTGTTTCCATGGAAGTCGAAGCAGTTCCATCTAAACCAAGTTCAGCATCTGCGGCTTTGCCACCAAAGCCAATTTTTGAGCCTTTGAAGGCTCATGAGATGTCAGATGGTCGAGTCCAGTTCCGGAAAGTCTCTGTTCCGCCACATCGATATTCGCCTCTCAAGAAAGTATGGATGGAAATATACACCCCAGTTTACGAGCAGATGAAGATAGACATTCGTATGAATCTCAAGGGTCGCAAAGTTGAGTTAAAGAGTAGAGCTGACACACCTGATGTGAGTAATCTACAGAAGTGCTCTGATTTTGTTCAGGCTTTCATGCTGGGGTTTGATGTGATAGATGCAATTGCCCTTTTGCGTATGGATGAGCTGTATGTGGAGTCTTTTGAGATCAAGGATGTTAAAACACTTCGTGGGGAGCACTTGTCTCGTGCTATAGGAAGACTGTCCGGTAAAGGTGGTAAAACAAAGTTTGCCATCGAGAATGCTACAAAGACGAGGATTGTGATTGCTGATACCAAGATTCACATACTAGGCTCTTTTGCAAATATTAAAGTTGCAAGGGATTCTCTTTGCAGCCTTATCTTAGGGTCCCCTGCTGGAAAAGTGTATTCAAAATTAAGAGCAGTTACTGCTAGATTGGCAGAAAGGTTTTGA
- the LOC18774843 gene encoding probable galactinol--sucrose galactosyltransferase 1, translating into MTVGAGICVEDGNLMVLGNKVLSDVHDNVVVTPASGGALTNGAFIGVQSDQIGSRRVFPIGKLDGLRFMCVFRFKLWWMTQRMGTSGQDVPFETQFLIAETKEGSDFGEGSKDGVDQSAVYTVFLPILEGDFRAVLQGNELNEIEICLESGDPAVDGFEGNHLVFVGAGSDPFGVITDSVKTVEKHLQTFSHRERKKMPDMLNWFGWCTWDAFYTDVTSEGLKQGLQSLEDGGVPPKFVIIDDGWQSVGMDSSGIGYEADNAANFANRLTNIKENHKFQKDGKEGHRVEDPALGLCHIVTEIKEKHALKYAYVWHAITGYWGGVRPGVTEMKHYDSKLSYPISSPGIESNEHCDALKSITTNGLGLVNPEKVFNFYDELHSYLASAGIDGVKVDVQNILETLGAGHGGRVKLSRKYHQALEASIARNFPDNGIISCMSHNTDGLYSVKRTAVIRASDDFWPRDPASHTIHIASVAYNTVFLGEFMQPDWDMFHSLHPMAEYHGAARAVGGCAIYVSDKPGQHDFDLLKKLVLPDGSILRAKLPGRPTRDCLFSDPARDGKSLLKIWNLNDCTGVVGVFNCQGAGWCKVGKTNLIHDLEPGTMTGVIRAKDVAYLPKVADDKWSGDAVIFSHLGGEVSYLPKDASMPITLKSREYEVFTVVPVKELSSGGVKFAPIGLIKMFNSGGAIKEFESNTSTAVVLKVCGSGVFGAYASARPKKITVDSEEVEFGYEDKSGLVSIALRVPEKELHLWNITIEF; encoded by the exons ATGACGGTTGGGGCTGGGATTTGTGTTGAAGATGGGAACTTGATGGTGTTGGGGAACAAAGTGTTGTCTGATGTTCATGACAACGTTGTTGTTACTCCAGCCTCTGGTGGTGCACTTACCAATGGGGCTTTCATTGGGGTCCAATCTGATCAGATTGGTAGTCGCAGGGTCTTTCCAATTGGCAAACTtga TGGATTGCGTTTTATGTGTGTTTTTCGGTTTAAACTATGGTGGATGACACAGAGGATGGGCACAAGTGGCCAAGATGTTCCCTTTGAGACTCAGTTTTTGATTGCTGAGACAAAGGAGGGTTCTGATTTTGGTGAAGGAAGCAAAGATGGGGTGGATCAATCTGCTGTTTATACAGTTTTCCTACCAATTCTTGAAGGGGACTTCAGGGCTGTTCTTCAAGGGAATGAACTTAATGAGATTGAAATCTGCCTAGAAAGTG GAGATCCTGCTGTTGATGGGTTTGAGGGTAatcatttggtttttgttggAGCCGGATCAGACCCATTTGGTGTCATCACAGATTCTGTGAA GACTGTGGAAAAACATTTACAGACATTTTCTCATCGCGAGAGGAAGAAg ATGCCAGACATGTTGAACTGGTTTGGTTGGTGCACATGGGATGCTTTCTACACTGATGTGACTTCAGAGGGCCTGAAGCAAGGATTACAGAG CCTAGAAGATGGTGGAGTACCTCCAAAGTTTGTTATCATTGATGACGGATGGCAGTCAGTCGGCATGGATTCCTCTGGTATTGGATATGAAGCTGATAACGCAGCAAA cTTTGCAAACAGGTTaacaaacataaaagaaaaccaCAAATTTCAGAAGGATGGTAAAGAGGGTCACAGAGTAGAGGATCCTGCTTTGGGCCTTTGCCACATTGTTAccgaaattaaagaaaaacacgCTTTGAA GTATGCTTATGTGTGGCATGCTATAACTGGATATTGGGGTGGTGTTAGACCTGGTGTTACTGAAATGAAACACTACGATTCCAAGTTGTCCTACCCTATTTCATCTCCAGGAATTGAGTCTAATGAGCATTGTGATGCCTTGAAAAGTATTACCACAAATGGGCTTGGCCTTGTGAATCCTGAGAAAGTTTTCAACTTTTATGATGAACTGCATTCTTATCTCGCATCAGCCGGTATTGATGGAGTCAAAGTTGATGTTCAGAACATTCTTGAAACTCTAGGGGCAGGCCATGGTGGAAGGGTGAAACTTTCAAGAAAATACCATCAAGCATTAGAAGCGTCTATTGCTAGAAACTTTCCTGACAATGGTATCATTTCTTGTATGAGTCACAACACAGATGGTTTATACAG TGTGAAGCGGACAGCTGTTATAAGGGCATCAGATGATTTCTGGCCTAGAGATCCAGCATCCCACACAATTCATATTGCATCAGTTGCTTATAACACTGTTTTCCTCGGGGAGTTTATGCAGCCAGATTGGGATATGTTTCAT AGCCTGCACCCGATGGCTGAATATCATGGAGCAGCTCGTGCAGTCGGAGGATGTGCAATTTATGTTAG TGACAAGCCTGGGCAGCATGACTTCGATCTTCTGAAGAAGCTCGTACTTCCTGATGGCTCTATCTTGAGGGCTAAACTTCCAGGAAGACCAACAAGAGATTGCTTATTTTCTGATCCTGCCCGGGATGGGAAAAg TCTTCTGAAGATATGGAATCTGAACGATTGTACTGGAGTTGTGGGGGTCTTCAATTGCCAGGGAGCTGGGTGGTGTAAGGTTGGGAAGACGAACCTCATCCATGACCTAGAGCCGGGAACAATGACTGGGGTTATTAGGGCTAAAGATGTTGCTTATCTGCCTAAGGTTGCAGATGATAAATGGTCTGGGGATGCTGTCATATTTTCTCATCTTGGTG GAGAGGTGTCCTATCTTCCCAAGGATGCATCCATGCCGATAACGCTAAAATCCCGAGAGTACGAAGTTTTCACAGTGGTTCCTGTTAAGGAATTGTCCAGTGGTGGTGTAAAATTTGCTCCCATAGGCCTAATCAAGATGTTCAATTCTGGGGGAGCCATAAAAGAGTTTGAATCTAACACAAGTACAGCAGTTGTTCTGAAAGTTTGCGGATCTGGCGTATTTGGAGCCTATGCATCAGCTCGACCCAAGAAGATAACAGTTGATTCAGAGGAAGTAGAGTTTGGATATGAAGACAAATCTGGTTTGGTAAGCATTGCTTTGAGAGTGCCAGAGAAAGAATTGCACCTTTGGAACATAACCATTGAGTTTTAA
- the LOC18772381 gene encoding oleosin S1-2, whose amino-acid sequence MEVHGKQQASGTKVVLAAMGGLAIGGSLVFLMGFSFLASLTLLVLSSPLLLIFSPLLFFAGFVFVGAVVGFAVAGAMALTGMSTLGWIFQELGGTSLLGFGGGLAERLKEQGKDWAGFLQHGNEQGIKIARRGQNLLVV is encoded by the coding sequence ATGGAGGTTCATGGGAAGCAGCAGGCCTCAGGCACCAAGGTGGTCTTGGCAGCCATGGGAGGCTTGGCAATTGGAGGGTCGCTTGTGTTCTTGATGGGTTTCAGTTTCTTGGCCTCACTGACGCTTCTGGTTTTGAGCTCACCGCTTCTGTTGATCTTCAGCCCTTTGCTGTTTTTTGctgggtttgtgtttgtggGAGCAGTGGTTGGGTTTGCTGTGGCTGGAGCCATGGCCCTCACAGGCATGTCTACTTTGGGGTGGATTTTTCAGGAGCTAGGAGGCACAAGTCTTTTGGGATTTGGTGGTGGTCTGGCCGAGAGATTGAAGGAACAAGGAAAAGATTGGGCTGGGTTCTTGCAGCATGGGAATGAGCAAGGCATCAAGATCGCTCGTAGAGGCCAGAACTTATTAGTTGTGTAG
- the LOC18774390 gene encoding vacuolar cation/proton exchanger 5, whose translation MNYKLQGLEIQSQLEMESLDNSSIHEFEDESPFTPGAEAQKTHSMQAVGECSFSRGSQASGDKVWRNICRSIKTVVFSTKLNLLMPFGPLAIFVYKLTGHNGWVFFLSLLGITPLAERLGYATEQLAFYTGATVGGLLNATFGNATELIISIYALKRGMLRVVQQSLLGSILSNMLLVLGCAFFSGGLVFHEKEQVFNKATAVVNSGLLLMAVMGLLFPAVLHYTHTEVHFGKSELALSRFSSCIMLVAYATYLFFQLKSQKNLYVPLNEEVSQNEENSDDDEAPEISKWESIIWLSIMTAWISILSEYLVNAIEGASVAWNLPVAFISVILLPIVGNAAEHASAIMFAMKDKLDISLGVAIGSSTQISMFGIPFCVVVGWIMGRPMDLNFQLFETATLFITVLVVAFMLQDGTSNYFKGLMLILCYLIVAASFFVHVDPSPADETQSKT comes from the exons ATGAATTATAAGTTACAAGGGCTTGAAATCCAGTCTCAACTTGAA ATGGAATCACTGGACAACAGTTCAATACATGAATTTGAGGATGAGAGTCCTTTTACTCCGGGGGCTGAGGCTCAAAAGACACATTCTATGCAAGCAGTGGGGGAATGTTCATTTTCACGGGGTTCACAAGCTAGTGGTGATAAAGTGTGGAGAAATATATGCAGAAGCATAAAGACTGTAGTTTTCTCAACTAAGCTCAACTTGCTTATGCCCTTTGGACCTCTAGCGATATTTGTATATAAGTTAACTGGCCATAAT GGCTGGGTCTTTTTCTTGAGCTTGTTGGGCATAACACCTTTGGCTGAGCGTTTAGGTTATGCTACAGA GCAGCTGGCGTTCTATACTGGAGCTACTG TTGGGGGTCTTTTAAATGCTACTTTTGGAAATGCAACAGAACTGATTATATCAATTTATGCACTGAAACGTGGAATGTTACGCGTTGTTCAGCAGTCGTTGTTAGGTTCTATTCTGTCAAACATGCTGCTGGTGCTTGGTTGTGCATTCTTCAGTGGTGGGCTTGTTTTTCATGAGAAGGAACAGGTGTTTAACAAG GCAACTGCTGTTGTGAACTCAGGGTTGCTGTTAATGGCAGTCATGGGCCTACTTTTTCCAGCTGTTTTGCACTATACTCACACTGAGGTGCATTTTGGGAAGTCAGAGTTGGCACTTTCAAGATTTAGCAGTTGCATCATGCTTGTGGCATATGCCACATATCTTTTCTTCCAGTTAAAGAGTCAAAAGAATCTGTATGTTCCTCTAAATGAG GAAGTGAGTCAGAATGAAGAGAACTCAGATGATGATGAAGCTCCTGAGATCTCTAAATGGGAATCAATAATTTGGCTTTCAATAATGACGGCTTGGATCTCAATCCTATCGGAATATTTAGTTAATGCCATAGAG GGAGCATCTGTAGCATGGAACTTGCCGGTTGCATTTATCAGTGTTATTTTGCTCCCAATTGTGGGTAATGCTGCAGAGCATGCTAGTGCAATTATGTTTGCCATGAAGGACAAGCTT GACATTTCTTTGGGAGTGGCAATAGGGTCATCAACACAGATATCCATGTTTGGG ATTCCTTTTTGTGTAGTTGTTGGGTGGATTATGGGGCGCCCTATGGACTTGAACTTTCAGCTTTTTGAGACAGCAACACTTTTTATAACTGTCTTAGTTGTAGCCTTTATGCTGCAG GATGGAACCTCTAATTACTTCAAAGGGTTGATGCTTATTCTTTGTTATCTGATAGTCGCCGCAAGTTTCTTTGTTCATGTAGATCCTTCTCCAGCAG ATGAAACACAATCGAAAACGTAG
- the LOC18773534 gene encoding probable amino acid permease 7 isoform X1 — MVGGGEAEEDEQLPLLISSSSTNELSQQPLKRTGTIWTAVAHIITGVIGAGVLSLAWSVAQLGWLAGPLFMLVFAAVTILSNNLLCDCYRYPDSDGPTRSRSYMEAVKIYLGEKRRTVSAIFIHESLYGTCIAYIITAASSVRAIQRSNCYHKEGHQASCEYGTSLYMLLFGLVQIVVSQIPDFHNMEWLSTIAAIMSFTYAFIGLGLGFAKVIENGRIQGSLGGVPTSNVADKLWLAFQALGDIAFAYPYSIILLEIQDTLKSPPAENKTMKKASMTAIFVTTFFYLCCGCFGYAAFGDDTPGNLLTGFGFYEPYWLIDFANACIVLHLVGGYQVYSQPVFAVAERWFSKKYPNSGFVNNFYSIKFPLLPRFQANPFRLCFRTVYVVSTTGIAMLFPYFNQVLGVLGALNFWPLAIYFPVEMYFVQKKIGSWTRKWIVLKAFSLVCFLVTVVGVIGSVQGLISAKLS, encoded by the exons AtggttggtggtggtgaagcAGAAGAAGATGAGCAGTTGCCATTGCTCATAAGCTCTTCTTCAACAAATGAACTCAGCCAACAACCTCTCAAAAGAACTG GAACCATATGGACTGCAGTAGCACATATAATCACAGGTGTGATAGGAGCAGGGGTACTATCCCTTGCATGGAGTGTGGCTCAGCTGGGGTGGCTTGCAGGTCCATTGTTTATGCTAGTCTTTGCTGCAGTCACCATTCTTTCAAACAACCTCCTCTGTGACTGCTACAGATACCCGGATTCGGATGGCCCGACCAGATCCCGATCCTACATGGAAGCTGTCAAGATCTACTTAG GAGAGAAGAGGCGAACTGTGTCTGCAATATTTATACATGAGAGCCTGTATGGCACTTGCATTGCCTATATCATTACAGCTGCTAGCAGCGTCAG AGCTATTCAGAGGTCAAACTGCTATCACAAAGAAGGGCATCAGGCTTCATGTGAATATGGGACTAGTCTGTACATGCTGCTGTTTGGACTTGTCCAGATTGTAGTGTCACAAATACCAGATTTCCATAACATGGAGTGGCTTTCAACTATTGCAGCAATCATGTCCTTTACCTATGCTTTTATTGGACTTGGCCTTGGCTTCGCAAAAGTAATAG AAAatggcaggattcaggggagcCTGGGAGGAGTTCCAACCTCTAATGTTGCTGATAAATTATGGTTAGCCTTCCAAGCACTTGGAGATATTGCTTTTGCCTATCCATACTCCATTATTCTTCTTGAGATTCAG GATACTTTGAAGTCCCCTCCAGCAGAAAACAAGACAATGAAGAAGGCCTCAATGACTGCCATCTTTGTCACAACCTTTTTCTACCTCTGCTGTGGATGCTTTGGCTATGCCGCCTTTGGGGATGACACGCCAGGGAACCTCTTGACAGGATTTGGATTTTACGAACCTTACTGGCTCATCGATTTTGCTAATGCTtgcattgttcttcatttggtGGGAGGATATCAG GTCTACAGCCAACCAGTATTTGCAGTTGCTGAGAGATGGTTTAGCAAGAAATATCCCAACAGCGGATTTGTGAACAACTTTTACTCCATCAAATTTCCATTGTTGCCAAGGTTTCAAGCGAACCCCTTCAGGCTATGTTTCCGAACTGTTTATGTTGTGTCAACTACTGGGATTGCAATGCTGTTTCCTTATTTCAACCAAGTGTTGGGAGTGTTAGGGGCCTTGAACTTTTGGCCTTTGGCTATATATTTCCCTGTAGAAATGTACTttgtacaaaagaaaattgggtCCTGGACAAGAAAATGGATTGTTCTAAAGGCATTCAGTTTAGTTTGCTTTCTTGTCACAGTTGTGGGGGTTATTGGATCAGTTCAAGGACTTATAAGTGCCAAACTTAGCTAG
- the LOC18773534 gene encoding probable amino acid permease 7 isoform X2, whose protein sequence is MAVQHPLELANNGSCDDDGHPLRTGTLWSGVAHIITAVIGSGVLSLAWSTSQLGWIGGPVALLCFAIVTYVSSFLLSDCYRSPDPVTGTRNKCYMDAVKVNLNSRKQSWFCGFLLYFSMYGTGIAYVITTATSMRAIQRSNCYHKEGHQASCEYGTSLYMLLFGLVQIVVSQIPDFHNMEWLSTIAAIMSFTYAFIGLGLGFAKVIENGRIQGSLGGVPTSNVADKLWLAFQALGDIAFAYPYSIILLEIQDTLKSPPAENKTMKKASMTAIFVTTFFYLCCGCFGYAAFGDDTPGNLLTGFGFYEPYWLIDFANACIVLHLVGGYQVYSQPVFAVAERWFSKKYPNSGFVNNFYSIKFPLLPRFQANPFRLCFRTVYVVSTTGIAMLFPYFNQVLGVLGALNFWPLAIYFPVEMYFVQKKIGSWTRKWIVLKAFSLVCFLVTVVGVIGSVQGLISAKLS, encoded by the exons ATGGCAGTTCAGCACCCTCTTGAATTAGCTAATAATGGTTCCTGTGATGATGATGGCCATCCACTAAGAACTG GAACCTTATGGAGTGGTGTGGCTCATATCATCACTGCTGTTATTGGATCTGGAGTTTTATCTTTGGCATGGAGTACTTCACAGCTAGGATGGATTGGAGGCCCAGTTGCCTTGCTTTGTTTTGCAATTGTCACCTACGTTTCTTCCTTCCTCCTTTCAGATTGTTACAGGTCTCCTGACCCTGTAACCGGAACTCGAAACAAATGTTACATGGATGCTGTCAAAGTGAACCTCAATA GTAGAAAACAGTCCTGGTTTTGTGGTTTCCTTCTATATTTCAGCATGTATGGAACTGGTATTGCTTATGTGATTACCACTGCAACCAGTATGAG AGCTATTCAGAGGTCAAACTGCTATCACAAAGAAGGGCATCAGGCTTCATGTGAATATGGGACTAGTCTGTACATGCTGCTGTTTGGACTTGTCCAGATTGTAGTGTCACAAATACCAGATTTCCATAACATGGAGTGGCTTTCAACTATTGCAGCAATCATGTCCTTTACCTATGCTTTTATTGGACTTGGCCTTGGCTTCGCAAAAGTAATAG AAAatggcaggattcaggggagcCTGGGAGGAGTTCCAACCTCTAATGTTGCTGATAAATTATGGTTAGCCTTCCAAGCACTTGGAGATATTGCTTTTGCCTATCCATACTCCATTATTCTTCTTGAGATTCAG GATACTTTGAAGTCCCCTCCAGCAGAAAACAAGACAATGAAGAAGGCCTCAATGACTGCCATCTTTGTCACAACCTTTTTCTACCTCTGCTGTGGATGCTTTGGCTATGCCGCCTTTGGGGATGACACGCCAGGGAACCTCTTGACAGGATTTGGATTTTACGAACCTTACTGGCTCATCGATTTTGCTAATGCTtgcattgttcttcatttggtGGGAGGATATCAG GTCTACAGCCAACCAGTATTTGCAGTTGCTGAGAGATGGTTTAGCAAGAAATATCCCAACAGCGGATTTGTGAACAACTTTTACTCCATCAAATTTCCATTGTTGCCAAGGTTTCAAGCGAACCCCTTCAGGCTATGTTTCCGAACTGTTTATGTTGTGTCAACTACTGGGATTGCAATGCTGTTTCCTTATTTCAACCAAGTGTTGGGAGTGTTAGGGGCCTTGAACTTTTGGCCTTTGGCTATATATTTCCCTGTAGAAATGTACTttgtacaaaagaaaattgggtCCTGGACAAGAAAATGGATTGTTCTAAAGGCATTCAGTTTAGTTTGCTTTCTTGTCACAGTTGTGGGGGTTATTGGATCAGTTCAAGGACTTATAAGTGCCAAACTTAGCTAG
- the LOC18774205 gene encoding transcription factor MYB80, with amino-acid sequence MALLSELKVLENRQREMGRIPCCEKDNVKRGQWTPEEDNKLSSYIAQHGTRNWRLIPKNAGLQRCGKSCRLRWTNYLRPDLKHGQFSDAEEQTIVKLHSVVGNRWSIIAAQLPGRTDNDVKNHWNTKLKKKLSGMGIDPVTHKPFSHLMAEIATTLAPPQVAHLAEAALGCFKDEMLHLLTKRRIDFQFQHSNATPGNSTATYINSKQEEKDDTIEKIKIGLSRAMQEPDMLTSNKPWDPTGATSANFTGNCSAFPLPMSGFQYGPSTFGNEGDGSPWSQSMCTGSTCTGGDQQGQLHDKLGEQNGEESEGGKELRNGSNIFNSDSILWDLPSDDLMNPLV; translated from the exons ATGGCACTG CTGAGTGAGTTgaaagttttagaaaatagacagagagagatgggtCGGATTCCATGCTGTGAGAAGGACAATGTGAAAAGGGGGCAGTGGACACCTGAAGAAGATAACAAGCTATCTTCATACATTGCCCAACATGGCACTCGTAATTGGCGGCTCATCCCCAAGAATGCCG GTCTACAAAGATGCGGGAAGAGCTGCAGGCTGCGGTGGACGAACTACCTCCGCCCTGACCTTAAGCATGGCCAGTTCTCAGACGCTGAAGAGCAAACCATTGTCAAACTTCACTCTGTTGTTGGTAACCG ATGGTCGATAATTGCAGCACAACTGCCTGGTCGCACCGACAATGATGTGAAAAACCATTGGAACAccaagctgaagaagaagctATCGGGCATGGGGATAGACCCTGTCACCCACAAACCCTTTTCCCACCTCATGGCCGAGATTGCAACCACACTGGCACCGCCACAGGTGGCTCACCTTGCAGAAGCAGCACTTGGCTGCTTCAAGGATGAAATGCTCCACCTCCTCACGAAGAGGCGCATTGACTTCCAGTTCCAACATTCTAATGCAACACCAGGGAACAGCACAGCCACTTACATTAACAGTAAGcaggaagaaaaagatgacACTATTGAGAAGATCAAGATTGGTTTATCCAGGGCTATGCAAGAACCAGACATGTTAACCTCAAACAAACCTTGGGACCCTACTGGAGCAACATCTGCAAACTTTACAGGGAACTGCAGTGCTTTTCCCTTGCCCATGTCCGGATTTCAGTATGGCCCTTCGACTTTCGGGAATGAAGGGGATGGATCACCGTGGAGCCAAAGTATGTGTACTGGAAGCACGTGCACAGGGGGAGACCAGCAGGGCCAGTTGCATGACAAACTAGGGGAACAAAATGGAGAGGAATCCGAGGGTGGAAAAGAGTTGAGAAATGGATCCAACATATTCAACTCGGATAGCATCTTGTGGGATTTACCATCTGATGATCTAATGAATCCTTTGgtctaa